A region of Sulfurimonas sp. DNA encodes the following proteins:
- a CDS encoding glycosyltransferase family 9 protein produces MNILVCRTDKLGDFITALPTMYVLKHHNPNNRIIACVVPLNKTLAESCSFIDEVIIDDENSSIFSLAKKIKEKKIDASITLFSNTRIAIAQFLARISKRIAPATKIAQIFYTHRVKQRRSEVKMAEFEYNLELTTELFKDIKFNYPKPLLSFDDSTQVYDIFCLNHGVNREIIAFHLGFGGSSDANWNLDEYEVLIKEVLDANKYQVVLTFGPDELDLYKEMQDRLMQYNIIYYYSQESILYFAKLISKFKLFISTSTGTYHLASMLGTPTMTFFADSLFASSARWKSIGDEKLQQNFEIPSDRFKRDELFEKVKGLLNS; encoded by the coding sequence TTGAATATTCTTGTATGTCGCACAGATAAGCTAGGTGATTTTATAACTGCACTTCCAACAATGTATGTTCTAAAGCATCATAATCCTAATAACAGGATTATAGCTTGTGTGGTACCACTAAATAAAACTTTAGCTGAGTCTTGTAGCTTTATAGATGAGGTTATTATAGATGATGAAAATAGTTCTATTTTTTCTCTTGCAAAAAAAATTAAAGAGAAAAAGATAGACGCTTCTATAACTCTTTTTTCCAATACACGAATTGCTATTGCTCAATTTTTAGCACGAATTTCAAAACGAATCGCTCCAGCTACAAAAATTGCACAAATTTTTTATACACATAGAGTAAAGCAGAGAAGAAGTGAAGTTAAGATGGCTGAGTTTGAGTACAATCTTGAGCTAACAACAGAGTTATTTAAAGATATAAAATTTAACTATCCAAAACCACTTTTAAGTTTTGATGATTCTACTCAAGTCTATGATATATTTTGTTTAAATCATGGGGTTAATAGAGAAATCATAGCTTTTCATCTAGGATTTGGTGGGTCTTCAGATGCTAACTGGAATTTAGATGAATATGAAGTATTAATAAAAGAAGTGCTTGATGCTAATAAGTATCAAGTAGTTTTAACTTTTGGACCAGATGAATTAGATCTTTATAAAGAGATGCAAGATAGACTAATGCAATATAATATAATATATTACTACTCTCAAGAAAGCATACTCTATTTTGCAAAACTCATAAGTAAGTTTAAGCTTTTTATATCCACATCAACTGGAACTTATCACTTGGCATCTATGCTTGGAACCCCAACTATGACATTTTTTGCTGATTCACTTTTTGCAAGTTCTGCTAGATGGAAAAGTATTGGAGATGAAAAACTTCAGCAAAATTTTGAGATACCATCTGATAGATTTAAAAGAGACGAGTTGTTTGAAAAGGTAAAAGGTTTACTTAATAGTTGA
- a CDS encoding glycosyltransferase family 4 protein → MSKTIILELCMSPDLGGLELYMLRAAKALGSDFNVISVINENSKLEQYYDENDKYIKIKKISNLFMFGAAKKLANIIDTEQVEIIHMHWTKDIPFVVLAKMLSNKKPKIAQTRNMTMTRFKDDFYHRLMYKNMDLMLPVTFQVKEQLEKFIPQDIRPKIEVLYMGSDKPEILSDDEVTKLKSELNFDTNIFNLGLVGRINEAKGQHLLIKAVDILIKQGLNVNAYFVGHAMEESYLEMLKKDVKDRTLENNIHFLGFMKNPHHFYQACDAVVLASKKETFGLVLIEAMQVGTAVIGANSGGVIEIIDDEKTGLLFESKNYESLASSIEKLINNSELLSDIAKGGQKKCDEKFSNKLQFEKLSKIFQEELRC, encoded by the coding sequence ATGAGTAAAACAATAATTTTAGAACTTTGTATGTCTCCTGATTTAGGTGGACTTGAACTTTATATGCTGAGAGCTGCAAAAGCTTTAGGCAGTGACTTTAATGTTATAAGCGTCATAAATGAAAATTCAAAGTTAGAACAGTATTACGATGAAAATGATAAATATATAAAAATAAAAAAAATATCTAATCTTTTTATGTTTGGTGCCGCTAAAAAACTTGCAAATATTATAGATACAGAACAAGTAGAAATTATTCATATGCATTGGACAAAAGATATTCCTTTCGTAGTTTTGGCAAAAATGCTTTCTAATAAAAAACCAAAAATTGCTCAAACCAGAAATATGACTATGACTAGATTTAAAGATGATTTCTATCATAGACTTATGTATAAAAACATGGACCTGATGCTACCTGTAACATTTCAGGTAAAAGAGCAGTTAGAGAAGTTTATACCCCAAGATATACGACCAAAGATTGAAGTATTGTATATGGGTTCAGATAAACCTGAAATTCTAAGTGATGATGAAGTCACTAAACTAAAATCAGAATTGAATTTTGATACTAATATTTTTAATCTTGGACTAGTAGGTCGCATAAATGAAGCAAAAGGACAGCATCTGCTTATAAAAGCTGTTGATATTTTAATAAAACAAGGTTTAAATGTAAATGCATACTTTGTTGGACATGCGATGGAAGAATCTTACTTAGAGATGTTAAAAAAAGATGTTAAAGATAGAACACTTGAAAATAATATACATTTTTTAGGCTTTATGAAAAATCCACACCACTTTTATCAAGCTTGTGATGCTGTTGTGCTTGCATCTAAGAAAGAGACTTTTGGACTTGTTCTTATAGAGGCTATGCAAGTTGGTACTGCTGTTATTGGTGCAAACAGTGGTGGGGTCATTGAGATAATAGATGATGAAAAAACTGGTTTACTCTTTGAGAGTAAAAATTATGAAAGTTTGGCTTCGTCAATAGAAAAACTGATAAATAATTCAGAATTACTCTCAGATATAGCAAAAGGTGGACAAAAAAAATGTGATGAAAAGTTTTCTAATAAGTTGCAGTTTGAGAAATTATCTAAAATATTTCAAGAGGAACTTAGGTGTTAG
- a CDS encoding glycosyltransferase — MRTAVIVKSLKIGGMERAAINLADTFANEGHESHLIYFKAKDKSLSPNKSVKTHLFELEKLLKLTIIGVILNLIAKLLNGIIRHSYFVWQGLLLSPIFNYKLKQLEKKYGKFDLIIIRGQGTFEMIWTYNSDKLVIQQVNILRKYKTPLNNFFRRLIFSNKQIMCNAPSVFKELEVDFKNSKVNYKNLYVIPSPINTKLIKQRALEYEPDINSKYIINIGRLAPVKNISLLIDAFAYAKYDLGLDHKLVIVGDGNLKSTLEKQVQKLNLCNDVYFTGALTNPYPWLKKAELFVFTSLNEGLPNVLLESLACETNIVSTRGRGGTLDIMSDELSKNLTSFEKKEVAKKIIELLNSTNNVDYTKQLERYTPSEIVKNYIKAYL; from the coding sequence ATGAGAACAGCAGTTATAGTAAAAAGTCTTAAAATAGGTGGAATGGAAAGAGCAGCTATAAATCTAGCTGATACTTTTGCAAATGAAGGACATGAGAGTCATTTAATTTATTTCAAAGCTAAAGACAAATCTCTATCACCAAATAAATCTGTAAAAACACACCTATTTGAATTAGAAAAATTATTAAAACTCACAATTATAGGTGTTATTTTAAATTTAATCGCAAAATTACTAAACGGTATAATTAGACATAGTTATTTCGTATGGCAAGGTCTTTTACTATCACCAATATTCAATTATAAATTAAAACAACTAGAAAAAAAATATGGAAAATTTGATTTAATAATTATTCGTGGTCAAGGTACTTTCGAAATGATTTGGACATACAATAGTGATAAACTTGTAATACAACAAGTAAATATATTAAGGAAATACAAAACACCCTTAAATAATTTTTTTAGAAGACTTATTTTCTCTAATAAACAAATCATGTGTAATGCACCAAGTGTATTTAAAGAGTTGGAAGTTGACTTTAAAAACAGTAAAGTTAATTACAAAAATTTATATGTAATTCCAAGTCCAATAAATACTAAGTTGATTAAACAAAGGGCTCTTGAGTATGAACCAGATATTAATAGTAAATATATTATAAATATTGGTAGATTAGCACCAGTTAAAAATATTTCTTTACTAATAGATGCATTTGCTTATGCCAAGTATGATTTAGGACTAGATCATAAACTTGTAATAGTGGGTGATGGTAATCTTAAATCTACTTTAGAAAAACAAGTACAAAAACTTAATCTTTGTAATGATGTTTATTTTACTGGAGCACTAACAAATCCATATCCATGGTTAAAAAAAGCCGAGTTATTTGTTTTTACTTCACTTAATGAAGGACTTCCTAATGTATTATTAGAGTCTTTAGCATGTGAAACAAATATAGTTTCCACTAGAGGTAGAGGTGGCACACTTGATATTATGTCAGATGAATTATCAAAAAATCTAACTAGTTTTGAGAAAAAAGAAGTTGCAAAAAAAATAATAGAACTTTTAAATAGCACTAATAATGTTGATTACACTAAACAATTAGAGAGATACACACCCTCCGAAATTGTAAAGAACTATATCAAGGCTTACTTGTAA
- a CDS encoding glycosyl hydrolase, which translates to MKEPFKWDNYSDQPAQLKDKNFKNNMRKKESSSILKTIFTGLIILPVSLVLMPFVKRKEVDSKNFFSLGVDYKREEALTLELLEELNVKRILIRFKLWEIDELKNLKTFILKNKNRKITLKILQDREHVENLELLERDLKTIFTSLNGLIDIYEIGSTINRAKWGFFSVDEYNKFYSVAYNLKMTKFKNITLIGSGVIDFEYHFTAHTLFNFFKYKYDGIASLLYVDRRGAPENMQMGFALSDKIALLSTMIWLSPKSKNVLHITETNWPISKTAPYAPTSEHECVSEELYEDFMLRYYFLSLASQQVDSVSWHQLIARGYGLVDNIDTIKKRSAFYAYKFMLQTLQEAQFLRLDIKRGYYILQFLVNDKLLQIHWSLKPTTLKNEDFFNVYSSIGKSIKDETLQIGSSPLYIYIKDGV; encoded by the coding sequence ATGAAAGAACCATTTAAATGGGATAATTATTCCGACCAACCAGCACAACTAAAAGATAAAAACTTTAAAAATAATATGAGAAAGAAAGAGTCTTCTTCAATTTTAAAAACAATCTTTACTGGCCTTATCATTTTGCCTGTTTCACTTGTCCTGATGCCTTTTGTCAAAAGAAAAGAAGTTGATTCTAAAAACTTTTTCTCTCTTGGAGTTGATTATAAAAGAGAAGAGGCACTTACTCTTGAACTATTAGAAGAACTAAATGTAAAAAGAATACTAATTCGTTTTAAACTTTGGGAAATTGATGAACTTAAAAATCTAAAAACATTTATACTAAAAAATAAAAATAGGAAAATAACACTTAAAATACTTCAAGACAGAGAACATGTTGAAAACTTAGAACTCTTAGAAAGAGATTTAAAGACTATCTTTACAAGTTTAAATGGACTAATAGATATTTATGAAATTGGTTCAACTATCAACAGAGCTAAATGGGGATTTTTTTCTGTTGATGAATATAACAAATTTTATAGTGTTGCTTATAATTTAAAAATGACCAAATTTAAGAACATAACCTTGATAGGAAGTGGTGTCATTGATTTTGAATATCATTTTACAGCTCACACTTTATTTAATTTTTTCAAATACAAATATGATGGTATTGCATCTTTGTTGTATGTAGATAGACGAGGTGCTCCTGAAAACATGCAGATGGGTTTTGCTCTTTCAGATAAAATCGCACTTTTAAGCACTATGATTTGGCTTAGTCCAAAAAGTAAGAATGTACTACATATTACAGAAACAAATTGGCCAATTAGCAAAACTGCTCCTTATGCTCCTACAAGTGAGCATGAGTGTGTAAGTGAAGAGTTATATGAAGATTTTATGCTTAGATATTACTTTTTATCTCTTGCTTCTCAACAAGTAGATTCTGTATCTTGGCATCAACTAATTGCTAGAGGTTATGGACTGGTGGATAATATTGACACTATTAAAAAGCGTTCAGCATTTTATGCATATAAATTCATGTTACAAACTTTACAAGAAGCACAATTTTTAAGACTTGATATAAAAAGAGGCTACTATATTTTACAGTTTTTAGTAAATGACAAACTTCTACAAATTCACTGGTCACTAAAACCAACAACATTAAAAAATGAAGACTTTTTTAATGTTTACTCAAGTATAGGAAAGTCCATAAAAGATGAGACTCTACAAATTGGATCATCTCCTTTATATATCTACATAAAAGACGGGGTATAA
- a CDS encoding glycosyltransferase family 2 protein: MKKYITANIITLNEEENIKIVIKSVQEVCDEVLVIDSFSSDKTCQIAESMGAKVVKQKYLGDGGQKAFGAPLTKNKWILSIDADERLDINAIEAIKNIDLESTSYEAFSFARKTFVGKNFIKLWYPDRVTRLYNRDLCGYSTEGGHAKVESENIKALDAAMLHYSYEDYSHMIKTTHKFITRGARISYEDGKRASVFDPFVHGIGALFKALVLKGGAFHGIHGWNVAVISAFSSYMKYALMLEKQENE, from the coding sequence ATGAAAAAATATATTACGGCCAATATTATAACACTTAATGAAGAAGAAAACATTAAAATTGTTATAAAATCAGTTCAAGAAGTTTGTGATGAAGTCTTAGTCATTGATTCATTTAGTTCAGATAAAACTTGTCAGATTGCAGAATCAATGGGTGCTAAAGTTGTGAAGCAAAAGTATCTTGGTGACGGTGGACAGAAAGCTTTTGGTGCTCCTTTGACTAAGAACAAATGGATTTTAAGCATAGATGCTGATGAGAGATTAGATATTAATGCTATCGAAGCTATAAAAAATATTGATTTGGAATCAACTTCTTATGAAGCTTTTTCATTTGCAAGAAAAACATTTGTAGGTAAGAATTTTATAAAGCTTTGGTACCCTGATCGTGTAACTAGACTTTATAATCGAGATTTGTGTGGTTACTCTACAGAAGGTGGGCATGCAAAAGTAGAGAGTGAAAATATAAAAGCATTAGATGCTGCCATGCTTCACTACTCTTATGAAGATTATTCTCATATGATAAAAACAACACATAAGTTTATAACACGAGGAGCTAGAATATCATATGAAGATGGAAAAAGAGCTTCTGTATTTGACCCATTTGTTCATGGAATAGGAGCTTTATTTAAAGCACTAGTATTAAAAGGTGGAGCATTCCATGGAATACATGGGTGGAATGTGGCTGTAATCTCTGCTTTTAGTTCTTATATGAAATATGCTTTGATGTTGGAGAAACAAGAAAATGAGTAA
- a CDS encoding NAD-dependent epimerase: protein MKILVTGSAGFIGMFLSKKLLERGDIVVGIDNLNDYYDVNLKLGRLKELGVELENEHLDSSKESVKFENFTFIKADISDNVHIDKIFKENNFDAVCNLAAQAGVRYSIENPHTYVQSNVVGFLNILEGCRNYNVKNLCFASSSSVYGLNKTQPFKTSDSTDHPVSLYAATKKSNELMGHTYAHLYGIHTTGVRFFTVYGPWGRPDMAPMLFTDAILNNRPIKVFNNGNMSRDFTYVGDIVNGLVKIIDNPASSSNSWDANNPSPDISSANYKLYNIGNNKPIKLLDFIKTIEKHLKKEADKEMLPMQDGDVESTFADVDDLILDLNYQPSVNLDEGIEAFVKWYKEFYKMQDK, encoded by the coding sequence ATGAAAATACTAGTAACAGGCAGTGCTGGTTTTATAGGAATGTTTTTATCTAAGAAACTTCTTGAGAGAGGTGATATTGTAGTTGGTATCGACAATCTAAATGACTATTATGATGTAAACCTTAAACTTGGTCGTCTTAAAGAACTTGGTGTGGAGTTAGAGAATGAACATCTAGACAGTTCTAAAGAGTCAGTAAAATTTGAAAACTTCACATTCATAAAAGCCGATATTTCGGATAATGTTCACATAGATAAAATATTTAAAGAAAATAATTTTGATGCTGTTTGTAATTTAGCTGCACAAGCTGGGGTAAGGTATTCTATAGAAAATCCACATACTTATGTACAAAGTAATGTAGTTGGATTTTTAAATATTCTAGAGGGATGCAGAAACTATAATGTTAAAAACTTATGCTTTGCATCTAGTTCTTCTGTTTATGGACTAAATAAAACTCAACCATTTAAAACATCTGATTCTACTGATCATCCTGTTAGTTTATATGCAGCAACTAAAAAATCTAATGAATTGATGGGCCATACATATGCTCATCTATATGGTATACATACCACTGGGGTTAGATTTTTTACTGTTTATGGACCATGGGGAAGACCTGATATGGCTCCTATGCTTTTTACAGATGCCATATTAAACAATAGACCAATAAAAGTCTTTAATAATGGAAATATGAGCCGTGACTTTACCTATGTTGGGGATATCGTTAATGGTCTTGTTAAAATAATAGACAATCCAGCTTCATCATCCAACAGTTGGGATGCAAATAATCCAAGTCCAGACATATCATCTGCGAACTATAAGCTATATAATATTGGAAATAACAAACCCATTAAGCTTCTAGATTTTATTAAAACTATTGAAAAGCACTTAAAAAAAGAAGCAGATAAAGAGATGCTTCCAATGCAAGATGGTGATGTAGAATCGACATTTGCAGATGTTGATGATTTAATTTTAGACTTAAACTATCAACCATCAGTAAACTTAGATGAAGGTATTGAAGCATTCGTTAAGTGGTATAAAGAATTTTACAAAATGCAAGATAAATAA
- a CDS encoding phosphatase PAP2 family protein: MNKKYLNVSIYIWISFLISALIFIFFPQIDLFIASMFYDGKSFFMNGTFFEELFYYSVKPIIIFFVLTTIGIFSYNHFKKKNILNINSKVLLYIVLFLTIAPVLIVNTTLKENWGRARPAQTINFGGQKEFTPAFIMSDQNGYSFSSGHSAAAFSLIGFALLAHKRRKMWINIAISYGVFVSIARMSAGGHFFSDVVTSFFIVYISTHIIYKLVFKEDSVIE, from the coding sequence ATGAATAAAAAATATTTAAATGTCAGCATCTATATCTGGATTTCTTTTTTAATCTCAGCATTAATTTTTATCTTTTTTCCACAAATTGACTTATTTATTGCATCTATGTTTTATGACGGTAAGTCATTTTTCATGAATGGAACTTTTTTTGAAGAGTTGTTTTACTATTCTGTTAAACCTATCATTATATTTTTCGTTTTAACTACTATTGGTATTTTCTCCTATAATCATTTTAAGAAAAAAAATATTTTAAATATTAATTCTAAAGTTCTTTTATATATTGTATTGTTTTTAACTATTGCTCCTGTTCTTATAGTAAATACTACGCTAAAAGAAAATTGGGGTAGAGCGAGACCAGCACAAACTATTAACTTTGGAGGACAAAAAGAATTTACTCCTGCTTTTATTATGAGTGATCAAAACGGATACTCTTTTTCATCAGGTCATTCTGCTGCAGCATTTAGTTTAATTGGTTTCGCTCTTCTTGCACACAAGAGAAGAAAAATGTGGATTAATATAGCTATTAGTTATGGTGTTTTTGTAAGCATCGCGAGGATGTCGGCAGGTGGACACTTTTTCAGTGATGTTGTAACTTCTTTTTTTATAGTTTATATCTCAACTCATATTATTTATAAATTAGTTTTTAAAGAGGATTCTGTAATTGAATAA
- a CDS encoding UDP-glucose/GDP-mannose dehydrogenase family protein: MKISVIGTGYVGLVAGVCFAQMGNSVTCIDIDEKKIEDLKKGIIPIYEPGLEDMTLENYKINTLFFTTKAQEAIENSSISFIAVGTPMGEDGSADLQYVLSVAKVIGQSMKNYMVVVDKSTVPVGTADKVRATIQAELDKRGADIKFDIVSNPEFLKEGAAIQDFLHPDRVVIGADSKKAMDIMRELYSPFMKHHDRFIGMDIKSAEMTKYAANSMLATKISFMNEMSQICERVGADINKVRNGIGSDSRIGYSFIYPGCGYGGSCFPKDVQALAKTAKDFGYSPRILDAVEAVNYDQKYVMSNKVIARFGENLDGKTFAIWGLSFKPETDDMREASSITIINELTKKGAKILAYDPKARHEAESHYLKGNDKVSYVDSKYDALKGVDAVVLVTEWKEFRAPDFDEMKKLMKNSIFFDGRNQFEKEKMNEYGFEYFQIGAN; this comes from the coding sequence ATGAAAATATCAGTCATTGGAACAGGTTATGTAGGTTTAGTTGCTGGAGTTTGTTTTGCCCAAATGGGTAACAGCGTGACTTGTATAGATATAGATGAAAAGAAGATAGAAGACTTAAAAAAGGGAATTATTCCTATTTATGAACCTGGTTTAGAAGATATGACCTTAGAAAATTATAAAATAAATACACTTTTTTTTACAACTAAAGCACAAGAAGCAATCGAGAATTCTTCGATATCTTTTATAGCTGTTGGTACTCCAATGGGTGAAGATGGAAGTGCAGATTTACAGTATGTTTTATCTGTTGCAAAAGTTATTGGGCAGTCGATGAAAAACTATATGGTTGTTGTAGATAAGTCTACTGTACCGGTTGGAACTGCAGATAAGGTTAGAGCTACTATTCAAGCTGAACTTGATAAACGAGGTGCTGATATAAAATTTGATATTGTATCAAACCCAGAGTTCTTAAAAGAAGGCGCAGCAATCCAAGACTTTTTGCATCCTGACCGCGTTGTAATTGGAGCTGACAGCAAAAAAGCAATGGATATTATGAGAGAGTTATATTCTCCATTTATGAAGCACCATGATAGATTTATCGGCATGGATATTAAAAGTGCAGAGATGACAAAATATGCAGCAAACTCAATGCTTGCTACTAAAATATCTTTTATGAATGAGATGAGTCAGATTTGTGAGAGAGTTGGAGCAGATATAAATAAAGTAAGAAACGGCATCGGAAGTGATAGTCGTATAGGATATAGTTTTATATATCCAGGTTGTGGTTATGGTGGTAGTTGTTTTCCTAAAGATGTTCAGGCCCTAGCAAAAACAGCAAAAGATTTTGGATATAGTCCAAGAATTTTAGATGCTGTTGAAGCAGTTAATTATGATCAAAAATATGTAATGAGCAACAAAGTAATTGCAAGGTTTGGTGAAAATCTAGATGGAAAAACTTTTGCAATCTGGGGACTTAGTTTTAAACCTGAAACTGATGATATGAGAGAAGCTAGTTCTATTACGATTATAAATGAGTTAACGAAAAAAGGTGCTAAAATTTTAGCTTATGACCCTAAAGCTAGACATGAAGCAGAGAGTCATTACTTAAAAGGTAACGATAAAGTTTCTTATGTTGATAGTAAATATGATGCTTTAAAAGGTGTAGATGCTGTTGTCCTTGTTACAGAATGGAAAGAATTTCGTGCTCCTGATTTTGATGAAATGAAAAAACTTATGAAAAATTCTATTTTCTTTGATGGAAGAAATCAGTTTGAAAAAGAGAAAATGAATGAATATGGTTTTGAGTATTTCCAAATTGGAGCAAACTAA
- a CDS encoding LTA synthase family protein encodes MNKNQFTQILSLLVFSFVVLMAIRLTLYNFYIDDFSDLSTSEFFASLLMGFRVDMITIFTFSSIFILILLFIKNSKLRSKIALLWAFILNTIFVISFSDVLYYDYIHRHISNEIFNLADDTDIIVGMAFGSMLHYTLGATLISILFLYLVFKLFSVKLTSFISGKYLLILTVLSILVLFIGIRNNFGGKSFGSSDAYAVNKVSSGNLALNGFFTIYRTAKKTIKHDLIDYHEAIEVTQELLKTPNAPFIDKQYPLMRQYSFKNKEKYNVVIVLLESFGAEHIDGFTYYKELNVTPYFKKLSNEGLKFTSFYSNGYRSIFGITSMFTGVTIPAGAQYLGKGLELSNLSYIGGVAKENGYSTISMQAGNRRSYRVDAVSALAGFDEYYGAQDMPNVEEVDEGRKPLTGTYDFNMLDFYHKKLNTMKEPFLGFAFTSSTHSDFHLPSKKFERYPHDLKNYNGSLNAFIYADDSIRRFMEGVKNEPWFDRTIFIFTSDHGSGNALNPIARKYRPNDKALASIEHFRIPLIIYAPKIFKVKEIKILGSHNDIFPTIVDMLGFKANITTMGSSLFDENIGKRFVYFFAGNLIGLITDEGYIKYNFKNIVETSSNDTQTKKMKKLLFSIDTTEAQLLEKNRWTK; translated from the coding sequence TTGAATAAAAATCAATTTACTCAAATACTATCTCTCTTAGTATTTAGTTTTGTAGTTTTAATGGCTATACGACTTACCCTTTATAACTTTTATATAGATGATTTTAGTGACCTTTCAACAAGTGAATTTTTCGCTTCACTTTTAATGGGTTTTCGAGTAGATATGATTACAATTTTTACTTTTTCTTCTATATTTATTTTAATACTTCTATTTATAAAAAACTCCAAATTACGATCAAAAATTGCACTACTGTGGGCTTTTATATTAAACACTATTTTTGTTATCAGCTTTAGTGATGTTTTATATTATGACTATATTCATAGACATATTTCAAATGAAATTTTTAATCTCGCTGATGATACAGATATTATTGTCGGTATGGCATTTGGTTCTATGTTGCACTATACATTAGGGGCAACTCTTATAAGCATCTTATTCTTATATTTAGTATTTAAACTATTTTCAGTAAAGTTAACTAGTTTTATTTCTGGAAAATATCTTCTTATATTAACTGTATTATCTATATTAGTTCTATTTATTGGTATAAGAAATAACTTTGGTGGAAAAAGTTTTGGAAGCAGTGACGCATATGCTGTAAATAAAGTGAGTAGTGGTAACTTAGCCTTAAATGGTTTTTTTACAATTTATAGAACTGCGAAAAAAACCATAAAACATGACCTTATTGATTATCATGAAGCTATTGAAGTTACACAAGAATTATTAAAAACACCAAATGCTCCATTTATTGATAAACAATACCCTTTAATGAGACAATATTCATTTAAAAATAAAGAAAAATATAATGTTGTAATAGTCCTTTTAGAATCTTTTGGAGCTGAACATATAGATGGATTTACATATTATAAAGAATTAAATGTTACTCCTTACTTTAAAAAACTAAGTAATGAAGGTTTGAAATTTACCTCTTTTTACTCAAATGGTTATCGCTCTATATTTGGAATCACTTCAATGTTTACAGGAGTTACTATACCAGCAGGAGCACAATACTTAGGAAAAGGTTTAGAACTATCAAACTTAAGTTACATAGGTGGGGTAGCAAAAGAAAATGGCTATTCTACTATCTCTATGCAAGCAGGAAATAGACGCTCTTACCGAGTAGATGCTGTTAGTGCTTTAGCTGGATTTGATGAGTATTACGGTGCACAGGACATGCCAAATGTTGAAGAAGTTGATGAAGGAAGAAAACCCCTAACTGGAACATATGATTTTAATATGCTTGATTTTTACCATAAAAAACTAAACACAATGAAAGAACCATTTTTAGGTTTCGCTTTTACATCTTCAACTCACTCAGATTTTCATTTACCAAGTAAAAAGTTTGAAAGATATCCACATGATTTAAAAAATTACAATGGCTCTTTAAATGCTTTTATATACGCTGATGATTCCATTCGTCGTTTTATGGAAGGTGTTAAAAATGAGCCTTGGTTTGATAGAACAATTTTTATATTCACATCAGATCATGGAAGTGGAAATGCTTTAAATCCTATCGCAAGAAAATATCGACCTAATGATAAAGCTCTTGCATCTATTGAGCATTTTAGGATTCCTCTTATCATATACGCCCCTAAGATTTTTAAAGTAAAAGAGATTAAAATATTAGGTTCGCATAATGATATATTTCCCACAATTGTTGATATGCTAGGTTTTAAAGCTAATATAACTACTATGGGAAGCTCACTATTTGATGAAAATATAGGTAAAAGATTCGTTTATTTTTTTGCAGGAAATCTCATTGGACTCATAACAGATGAAGGATATATAAAATACAATTTTAAAAATATAGTAGAAACATCCTCAAATGATACGCAAACAAAAAAGATGAAAAAACTTCTCTTTAGCATAGATACTACTGAGGCACAACTACTAGAAAAAAATAGGTGGACAAAATGA